A genome region from Lactobacillus sp. ESL0791 includes the following:
- a CDS encoding transposase family protein, with protein MLSYQEDFKNLSAKDFKQLVGVKPATFSVMCDLVKADYDRSHAHHGRKSKVSIEDKVLIMLKYYREYITMKSLAVNFHLAESTVHDIITHTEEVLIKSGKFNLPGRKQLVGSDMESDYLIVDGTDSPIQRPKKSKKNTTPVNIKSMHSKRK; from the coding sequence ATGTTATCCTATCAAGAAGACTTTAAAAATTTATCCGCTAAGGATTTTAAACAGTTAGTTGGTGTCAAACCTGCTACTTTTTCCGTTATGTGTGACCTGGTTAAAGCAGATTATGACCGCAGTCATGCGCATCATGGCCGTAAAAGCAAGGTTTCAATTGAAGATAAAGTCTTAATCATGCTTAAATACTATCGTGAATATATCACAATGAAGTCTTTAGCTGTCAACTTTCACTTAGCAGAATCAACTGTTCATGACATTATTACTCATACTGAAGAAGTTTTAATTAAAAGCGGTAAGTTCAACTTACCTGGTCGTAAACAACTGGTTGGCAGCGATATGGAGAGTGATTATCTAATCGTTGACGGGACCGACTCCCCAATTCAAAGGCCTAAAAAAAGCAAAAAGAATACTACACCGGTAAACATAAAAAGCATGCACTCAAAACGCAAATAG
- a CDS encoding transposase family protein, producing MVIAAKTMQIIAIAFAKGAVHDFKLYQTSLGKRVTGNHCIIADSGYQGIKKLHFNSTTPIKKSKKRPLSKTDKEFNHELSKVRIKVEQINAKFKTFKIMAEKYRNRRRRFKLRASLICGLCNYELLKL from the coding sequence ATAGTAATTGCTGCCAAGACAATGCAAATTATTGCTATTGCTTTTGCCAAAGGAGCAGTTCATGATTTCAAGTTATATCAAACTTCATTAGGTAAGAGAGTAACAGGCAACCACTGTATAATTGCCGACAGTGGATATCAAGGAATTAAAAAATTACACTTTAACAGCACAACCCCGATTAAGAAATCAAAGAAACGGCCATTATCCAAGACAGATAAAGAGTTCAACCATGAATTATCAAAAGTCAGGATTAAAGTAGAACAGATTAATGCTAAGTTCAAGACATTTAAAATAATGGCAGAGAAATATCGCAATCGGCGGAGAAGGTTTAAATTAAGAGCAAGCTTAATTTGTGGGCTTTGTAATTATGAATTGCTAAAACTCTAA
- a CDS encoding DASS family sodium-coupled anion symporter yields MLDKFQWKKWILPLAIGIILWLLTPLKPGAISVAAWHLFAIFIATIIACVTKPLPMMATTLIAITIATLTGIFNMNEVAAGFGNSTAWMVAMCMFMAAGFIKSGLGKRIAYFFVKTFGKKTLGLAYALSMVETVLAIGIPSNNARVNGIMYPIIDNLSKEMGSDPKKGTQRKMGSFLVFNEYEVNIVTSTMFLTGLAGNMVALGIAKTQNISISWMQWFLAALVPGVISLLVVPFILYKIYPPEVKETPNAHAWADIRLQELGKMTAAEKIMSVVFVLAVILWLVGAKFGIDATEVSFIAVALLLITGVINVKDILGQSFAWNILTWLSIIMLMSQKLMVLGFFPWFSKTLGSALHGMNWILVLVVLYLVYFYLHYLFPSVSTQISALYAGFLSVAIGAGVPPVMAALMLAFDGSLYLSTSSYSAGPAALLSSTGYVSNKDWWKLSAIIGVVLNVIWLGGGLLWTKVIGMW; encoded by the coding sequence ATGTTAGATAAATTTCAGTGGAAGAAATGGATTCTTCCCTTGGCGATTGGTATTATTTTATGGCTGTTAACCCCGTTAAAGCCCGGAGCAATCAGTGTTGCGGCCTGGCATTTGTTTGCAATTTTTATTGCGACAATTATTGCCTGTGTAACTAAGCCACTGCCAATGATGGCAACGACCTTAATCGCGATTACGATTGCCACGTTGACTGGCATCTTTAATATGAATGAAGTTGCAGCCGGTTTTGGTAATTCAACCGCCTGGATGGTTGCCATGTGTATGTTCATGGCAGCCGGATTCATTAAATCGGGATTAGGGAAGCGGATTGCTTATTTCTTTGTTAAGACTTTTGGTAAGAAAACGTTAGGCTTAGCCTATGCGTTATCAATGGTTGAAACAGTTTTAGCAATTGGCATTCCAAGTAATAATGCCCGGGTTAACGGAATCATGTACCCGATTATCGATAATCTATCTAAGGAGATGGGTTCAGATCCTAAAAAAGGAACCCAAAGAAAAATGGGCTCCTTTCTGGTCTTTAATGAATATGAAGTTAATATCGTTACTTCAACGATGTTTTTGACTGGGCTGGCAGGAAACATGGTTGCCTTAGGAATCGCCAAAACACAAAATATTTCAATTTCATGGATGCAATGGTTCTTGGCAGCTCTTGTTCCGGGTGTAATTTCGCTCTTAGTAGTGCCATTCATTTTATATAAAATTTACCCGCCCGAGGTTAAGGAAACGCCAAACGCTCATGCTTGGGCTGATATCAGGTTACAAGAATTGGGCAAGATGACAGCTGCAGAAAAAATCATGTCGGTTGTTTTCGTTCTAGCCGTAATTTTATGGCTGGTTGGTGCAAAATTTGGAATTGATGCAACTGAAGTCAGTTTTATTGCAGTTGCCTTGTTGCTAATAACCGGGGTAATCAACGTTAAAGATATTTTGGGTCAAAGTTTTGCTTGGAATATTTTAACCTGGTTATCGATTATCATGCTGATGTCCCAAAAATTAATGGTTTTAGGTTTCTTCCCGTGGTTCTCAAAGACACTTGGTAGTGCACTTCACGGCATGAATTGGATTCTAGTCCTGGTAGTTTTATATTTGGTATACTTCTATCTCCACTATCTTTTTCCAAGTGTTTCCACGCAAATTTCTGCTCTTTATGCAGGCTTTTTATCCGTTGCTATCGGTGCCGGTGTTCCACCGGTAATGGCTGCGTTAATGCTGGCGTTTGATGGGTCTTTATACTTGTCAACATCAAGCTATTCGGCCGGACCAGCGGCACTACTTTCCTCAACCGGTTACGTTTCTAATAAGGATTGGTGGAAATTAAGTGCGATCATTGGTGTAGTCCTGAATGTAATTTGGCTTGGCGGCGGATTACTTTGGACTAAAGTTATCGGTATGTGGTAA
- a CDS encoding BspA family leucine-rich repeat surface protein, which yields MKNNTKHNFAVGLTFLALGTSGMLVVSQPVAADTPVVPSSNTSATGAWSGIDGDCSWNYDVVTKTLTFNGGQLSSVPLAKEISWANNIEHINFSKNTKLPADAQNKLGNLGNLQDIQGLDKLDSSATTNMANLFANDYNLTSLDLSHLDTSKVTNMNFMFSYDSALTNLDISKFDTSNVTDMSGMFNQTIKLSALDLTNFNTKNVTTMNGMFSWNRLANLDLSHFDTSNVTDMTNMFQGSGVAGAKLDLSHFNTSKVTDMAGMFSGAKYDQIDLSHFDTSHVTDMSYMFYDASLTNLNLAQLDTQNVTNMCSMFSRFTHLQDLDLSKLNTSNVTNMSEMFSLNSDVTSLDLSHFNTSKVTNMSYMFEADTGLTHLDLSSFDTSKVTDMHYMFEEDKSLPKLDLHNFDTRNLVNMSSMFRKDSQLVSIDLHNFDTSKVKVMDNLFEYDPKLKNINLKGWNTKSVTVMGSMFRHCPSLVYVDLSGFYTPKLTDSTLMFQFDKKLAGVDLSHFNIHNSAILQSAGSPDGLAVKLGHYKLRKSSGIGADYKHIQAVGKGTIRRPRGKHYTAKQLFKLYHKSAKKSPKEVYVMYNGKKPQFPKGFDLK from the coding sequence ATGAAAAATAATACAAAACACAATTTTGCTGTTGGCCTAACTTTCTTAGCACTAGGAACTAGTGGGATGTTAGTTGTTAGCCAGCCAGTAGCAGCCGATACACCTGTCGTTCCAAGTAGCAATACCAGTGCTACCGGTGCTTGGAGCGGAATAGACGGTGATTGCAGTTGGAATTACGACGTTGTAACTAAGACACTGACTTTTAATGGCGGGCAACTATCAAGCGTCCCTTTGGCTAAAGAAATATCTTGGGCTAATAATATTGAACACATTAATTTTTCTAAGAATACTAAATTACCAGCTGATGCACAGAATAAATTAGGCAATCTGGGTAATTTACAGGATATTCAAGGCCTAGATAAGCTGGACAGCAGTGCTACCACTAACATGGCAAATTTATTTGCCAATGATTACAACTTAACTAGTTTAGATTTGAGTCATCTCGATACTAGTAAAGTAACTAATATGAATTTTATGTTTTCCTACGATAGTGCTTTAACCAATCTGGATATTAGCAAGTTTGATACCAGTAATGTCACTGATATGAGTGGGATGTTCAACCAAACTATTAAATTAAGCGCCCTTGATTTGACTAATTTTAATACTAAAAATGTGACGACAATGAACGGGATGTTTTCTTGGAATCGTCTGGCGAATCTTGATTTAAGTCACTTTGATACCAGCAATGTAACAGACATGACTAACATGTTTCAAGGCAGTGGGGTTGCAGGTGCAAAATTAGACTTGAGCCACTTCAATACGAGCAAGGTTACAGATATGGCAGGGATGTTCAGTGGTGCAAAGTATGACCAAATTGATTTAAGTCACTTTGATACTAGTCATGTTACGGATATGAGTTATATGTTCTATGATGCGAGTTTAACTAACCTGAATTTAGCACAGCTTGATACCCAAAACGTTACAAATATGTGCAGCATGTTTTCCAGATTTACTCACTTACAGGATTTAGATTTAAGCAAATTGAATACTAGTAATGTTACCAATATGAGTGAGATGTTTTCACTTAATTCAGATGTGACTAGTCTGGATTTAAGTCATTTTAATACCAGCAAGGTTACAAATATGTCATACATGTTTGAGGCTGATACCGGATTGACTCATTTAGATTTGAGTAGTTTTGACACTTCTAAAGTTACGGATATGCATTACATGTTTGAAGAAGACAAGTCTCTGCCAAAATTGGATTTGCACAATTTTGATACGCGCAACTTAGTCAATATGTCGTCAATGTTTAGAAAAGATTCGCAGCTCGTTAGTATAGACTTGCATAACTTTGATACCAGCAAGGTAAAAGTTATGGATAACTTGTTTGAATACGATCCGAAACTGAAAAATATCAATCTTAAGGGTTGGAATACCAAAAGCGTTACGGTTATGGGCAGCATGTTCAGGCATTGCCCTAGTCTAGTTTATGTTGATTTAAGTGGTTTTTACACACCGAAATTAACCGATTCGACTTTAATGTTTCAGTTTGATAAAAAATTAGCTGGCGTCGATCTCAGTCATTTTAATATTCATAACAGTGCGATATTGCAGAGTGCCGGCAGTCCTGACGGTTTGGCCGTTAAGTTGGGTCACTACAAGTTACGGAAGAGTTCCGGCATTGGCGCTGATTATAAGCATATTCAAGCTGTAGGCAAGGGCACAATTAGGCGGCCGCGGGGTAAGCATTATACTGCCAAGCAGTTATTCAAGCTTTATCATAAATCTGCTAAGAAGAGTCCAAAGGAAGTTTACGTCATGTATAATGGCAAGAAGCCGCAGTTTCCTAAAGGCTTCGATCTGAAATAA